A genomic segment from Nocardia cyriacigeorgica GUH-2 encodes:
- a CDS encoding PucR family transcriptional regulator: protein MTVVDSTRPRLTVSGHPITSHLRDVSTLSRRMVGHFVENVAPCGTLPGDALQGDVTAVTRVCLELALNLLDGRNLPEQIEQVGDAAAEWAREGVPIDTINHAVHEGFKLGLDALLSNASPADYADLVVTARRLLEILDTITTTVSMAYVREYRSVVSEHHTAVHTLTSALLGGHSTSTMARECGIEIASSYAVLALAIPPHPDEAAPAVDGKIVARRKLRRIQAELATRCGDRVLSLLSVDGGTLLLPSVEVDDEKLDELIAQLSAAARVPITATVVAAAPADIPAASEQAHELLDTVQRISGLGGLHRFNDLALEFQITRPGPAREYLSAILDPLDEHPELLETLRQHIANNFNRQRTARLMHMHTNTLDYRLKRVRMLTGFDPTQPSGLWYLTSALVARSYRGTAADSA from the coding sequence ATGACGGTCGTCGACTCGACTCGCCCGCGCCTGACCGTTTCCGGTCACCCGATCACCAGCCATCTGCGCGATGTATCCACGCTCTCGCGCCGGATGGTCGGGCACTTCGTCGAGAACGTGGCGCCCTGCGGCACGCTGCCCGGCGATGCGCTCCAGGGTGATGTCACCGCGGTGACCCGGGTCTGCCTGGAACTGGCGCTGAATCTGCTCGATGGACGCAACCTGCCCGAGCAGATCGAGCAGGTGGGTGACGCCGCCGCCGAATGGGCGCGCGAGGGCGTACCCATCGACACCATCAACCACGCCGTACACGAGGGCTTCAAACTCGGCCTCGACGCCCTGCTGTCGAACGCCTCGCCCGCCGACTACGCCGATCTGGTGGTCACCGCGCGGCGGCTGCTGGAAATCCTGGACACCATCACGACCACCGTCTCGATGGCGTATGTGCGCGAATACCGGTCGGTGGTCAGCGAACATCACACCGCCGTGCACACGCTGACCTCGGCGCTGCTGGGCGGGCACAGCACCTCGACCATGGCCAGGGAGTGCGGGATCGAGATCGCGTCCTCGTATGCGGTGCTGGCGCTGGCGATTCCGCCGCACCCCGACGAGGCCGCGCCCGCGGTGGACGGCAAGATCGTCGCGCGGCGCAAACTCCGGCGCATCCAGGCCGAGCTGGCCACCCGCTGCGGGGACCGGGTGCTGTCGCTGCTGAGCGTGGACGGCGGGACGCTGCTGTTGCCCTCGGTCGAGGTCGACGACGAGAAACTGGACGAGCTGATCGCGCAGTTGTCGGCCGCCGCGCGGGTGCCGATCACCGCGACCGTCGTCGCGGCCGCGCCCGCCGATATCCCGGCCGCCTCCGAGCAGGCCCATGAGCTGCTCGACACCGTGCAGCGGATCTCGGGTCTGGGCGGACTGCACCGGTTCAACGATCTGGCACTGGAATTCCAGATCACCCGGCCCGGTCCGGCGCGGGAATACCTCAGCGCCATTCTCGATCCGCTGGACGAGCATCCCGAGCTGCTGGAGACGCTGCGCCAGCACATCGCCAACAACTTCAACCGGCAGCGCACGGCGCGGTTGATGCATATGCACACCAACACCCTCGACTACCGGCTCAAGCGGGTGCGCATGCTGACCGGCTTCGATCCCACGCAACCGTCGGGATTGTGGTACCTCACCTCGGCGCTGGTGGCGCGTAGTTATCGCGGCACGGCCGCCGATTCCGCCTGA
- a CDS encoding quinone oxidoreductase family protein: MRAIQVSEHGGPEVLTYTEVPDPQIGPGQLLVDTDAIGVNFIDTYIRTGTYKQPVPYIPGAEGTGVVAEVGPEVTEFRPGDRVAWAAAPGSYAPLVAVDEAVAVAVPDDVDPPVAASALLQGMTAHYLIESIYRPEPGETVLVHAGAGGVGLLLTQMAAARGVRVITTVSSDEKETLSRAAGAAEVLRYGDDLAERVRALTDGVGVAAVYDGVGAATFDASLASLRIRGMLALFGAASGPVPPFDLQRLNAGGSLFVTRPTLAHYTRDRAELLWRAGDVLEAIAEGALAIRVGATYPLADAAQAHRDLEGRKTTGSIVLLP, encoded by the coding sequence ATGCGCGCCATCCAGGTTTCCGAGCACGGCGGTCCCGAGGTCCTCACCTACACCGAAGTGCCGGACCCCCAGATCGGGCCCGGTCAGCTGCTGGTCGACACCGACGCGATCGGCGTCAACTTCATCGACACCTATATCCGCACCGGCACCTACAAGCAGCCGGTCCCCTACATCCCCGGCGCCGAGGGCACGGGTGTGGTGGCCGAGGTCGGTCCGGAGGTCACCGAGTTCCGTCCCGGCGACCGGGTGGCCTGGGCGGCGGCGCCGGGCAGTTATGCCCCGCTGGTGGCCGTCGACGAAGCCGTCGCGGTCGCCGTCCCCGATGACGTCGACCCGCCCGTCGCCGCCTCGGCCCTGCTGCAAGGCATGACCGCGCACTACCTGATCGAATCGATCTACCGCCCCGAACCCGGCGAGACGGTGCTCGTGCACGCCGGCGCGGGCGGGGTCGGCCTGCTGCTCACCCAGATGGCGGCCGCGCGCGGCGTGCGGGTGATCACCACGGTGTCCTCCGACGAGAAGGAAACCCTGTCGCGGGCGGCGGGTGCGGCGGAAGTGCTGCGCTACGGCGACGATCTGGCCGAGCGGGTGCGCGCGTTGACCGACGGCGTCGGCGTGGCCGCGGTCTACGACGGTGTCGGGGCCGCGACCTTCGATGCCAGCCTCGCGTCGTTGCGGATTCGCGGCATGCTGGCCTTGTTCGGCGCCGCGAGCGGGCCGGTGCCGCCGTTCGATCTCCAGCGGCTCAATGCCGGCGGTTCGCTGTTCGTCACCCGGCCCACGCTCGCCCATTACACCCGCGACCGGGCCGAATTGCTCTGGCGCGCGGGCGATGTGCTCGAAGCGATCGCCGAGGGCGCGCTGGCGATCCGGGTGGGCGCCACCTATCCGCTGGCCGACGCCGCCCAGGCGCACCGCGATCTGGAGGGCCGCAAGACCACCGGCTCCATCGTGCTGCTGCCCTGA
- a CDS encoding TetR/AcrR family transcriptional regulator — MVASRRERSVETEQALKDAARRVFAERGYLNTKITDITTAAGRAAGSFYNHFASKEELLQSLLADLAEAGDAQAEQPEHNPDFSDPDAVRFHIAAYWKFAREHAVVLRAMGQAAIVNEEFARKLGRFGVEQRADVADHLDGLAAKGLQLPSGVDASLAMVFYLTQGILGGVEDGTLELSDDEAIEGLTRFIYRGLTGRDY; from the coding sequence GTGGTGGCCAGCCGCAGAGAGCGATCGGTGGAGACCGAACAGGCGCTCAAAGATGCCGCGCGCCGGGTGTTCGCCGAACGCGGATACCTCAACACCAAGATCACCGACATCACCACCGCCGCCGGCCGGGCCGCGGGGTCGTTCTACAACCACTTCGCCAGCAAAGAGGAACTGCTGCAATCGCTGCTGGCCGATCTGGCCGAGGCCGGCGACGCGCAAGCCGAACAGCCCGAGCACAACCCGGATTTCAGCGATCCGGACGCGGTGCGCTTCCACATCGCCGCGTACTGGAAGTTCGCCAGGGAACACGCGGTGGTGTTGCGTGCGATGGGGCAGGCGGCGATCGTCAACGAGGAATTCGCGCGCAAGCTCGGCCGGTTCGGCGTCGAGCAGCGCGCCGATGTCGCCGATCATCTGGACGGACTGGCGGCGAAGGGATTACAGCTGCCCAGCGGGGTGGACGCCAGCCTGGCGATGGTCTTCTACCTCACCCAGGGCATTCTCGGCGGCGTCGAAGACGGCACGCTGGAACTGTCCGATGACGAGGCCATCGAAGGATTGACCCGGTTCATCTACCGCGGCCTCACCGGCCGCGACTACTGA
- a CDS encoding FAD-dependent monooxygenase, whose translation MQHPVLIAGAGPTGLTLAIDLARRGIPVRLIDRAGQFFAGSRGDGIQPRTLEVFDDLGVLDAIHAAGSPAPVMRAYLDGQFAGEHRMSEPVEPTPAVPYPNVWMLGQSRTEEILRVRLAEFGVHVELGTALESFDQDDEGVTATVWRAGTREQVRATFLVGADGGASTVRKQLGIAFEGTTDDSLRMLLGDVRADALDHDFGHWFAAADNPMAGIALSPLPGGRHFQFAAPLADDTEPTLATLQHYLDRYSGRDDLTLTDLTWVTVWRPNIRLAERFRIGRVLLAGDAAHVHPPTGGQGMNTGIQDAYNLGWKLAAALGGDDAPLQTYEPERRTVAARVLGLSTELLDKLIDGDEDAMHRGEQTRQLDLTYRDPAETAAVAVGDRAPDAPLRDAAGKTVRLFDLFRGPHATLLCFGATGELPTAPGVRTYAVVRPGVALGATAAVVDVDGHAHDAYDAVDGTRILIRPDGYLGEVRQPTTESPDRALDRLARGM comes from the coding sequence ATGCAGCATCCCGTCCTCATCGCGGGCGCAGGCCCGACCGGCCTGACACTGGCCATCGACCTGGCTCGCCGGGGAATCCCGGTGCGGTTGATCGATCGCGCCGGGCAGTTCTTCGCCGGTTCGCGCGGCGACGGCATCCAGCCACGCACCCTCGAAGTCTTCGACGACCTCGGCGTGCTGGACGCGATACACGCCGCCGGATCGCCCGCGCCGGTCATGCGGGCCTACCTGGACGGACAGTTCGCCGGCGAGCATCGGATGAGCGAGCCGGTCGAACCGACACCGGCGGTCCCCTACCCCAATGTGTGGATGCTGGGGCAGTCGAGGACCGAGGAGATACTGCGTGTGCGGCTGGCCGAATTCGGTGTTCACGTCGAACTCGGCACCGCCTTGGAATCGTTCGATCAGGATGACGAGGGCGTCACCGCGACCGTGTGGCGGGCCGGAACACGGGAGCAGGTCCGGGCCACCTTCCTGGTCGGGGCCGACGGCGGCGCCAGCACCGTCCGCAAACAGCTCGGTATCGCCTTCGAAGGCACCACCGACGACTCCCTCCGCATGCTGCTCGGCGACGTCCGCGCCGACGCGCTCGACCACGACTTCGGCCACTGGTTCGCCGCCGCCGACAACCCGATGGCCGGAATCGCCCTGTCCCCCTTGCCCGGCGGGCGCCACTTCCAGTTCGCGGCACCTCTCGCCGACGACACCGAACCCACCCTCGCCACCTTGCAGCATTACCTGGACCGCTACAGCGGCCGCGACGACCTCACCCTCACCGACCTCACCTGGGTCACCGTCTGGCGCCCCAATATCCGCCTGGCCGAACGATTCCGGATCGGCCGCGTGCTGCTCGCCGGCGACGCGGCCCACGTACATCCGCCCACCGGCGGCCAGGGCATGAACACCGGCATCCAGGACGCCTACAACCTCGGCTGGAAACTGGCCGCCGCGCTCGGCGGTGATGACGCACCGTTGCAGACCTACGAACCGGAGCGGCGCACAGTTGCCGCGCGGGTGCTCGGCCTCAGCACCGAACTGCTGGACAAGTTGATCGACGGCGACGAGGACGCCATGCACCGCGGCGAGCAGACCCGCCAGCTCGACCTCACCTACCGCGATCCGGCCGAGACCGCCGCCGTCGCGGTCGGCGATCGCGCACCGGACGCACCGTTGCGGGACGCCGCGGGCAAGACCGTGCGCCTGTTCGATCTGTTCCGTGGCCCGCACGCGACGCTGCTGTGCTTCGGCGCGACCGGCGAACTACCCACCGCGCCTGGTGTCCGTACGTACGCCGTCGTGCGACCCGGCGTCGCGCTCGGTGCGACGGCAGCGGTCGTCGACGTCGACGGCCACGCCCACGATGCCTACGACGCCGTCGACGGGACCCGCATCCTGATTCGCCCCGACGGATACCTCGGCGAGGTGCGGCAGCCGACCACCGAATCCCCCGACCGCGCGCTGGATCGACTCGCGCGGGGTATGTAA
- a CDS encoding FAD-dependent monooxygenase: MQVLITGAGPIGLPVALALVRRGIAVRVVDRAGRLFADPPADSTLANVLRLRGLDRSARRIAGEALRERLADMGVAVESGTALVALRPEPVGVTAVLARAGGIEIRRFRYLIAADDSRELVGQGPRTSGDSASIRAFVARDLGTRDARDETGPLSGVPAELVSASPPQR; the protein is encoded by the coding sequence ATGCAGGTACTGATCACCGGCGCGGGCCCGATCGGGCTCCCCGTCGCCCTCGCCCTGGTGCGGCGAGGCATCGCCGTCCGGGTCGTCGACCGAGCAGGTCGTCTGTTCGCCGATCCGCCCGCGGATTCCACGCTCGCGAACGTGCTGCGGCTGCGCGGCCTCGACCGGTCGGCCCGGCGCATCGCGGGCGAAGCCCTGCGCGAGCGGCTCGCCGACATGGGAGTGGCAGTCGAGTCGGGCACGGCATTGGTCGCGCTGCGCCCGGAACCGGTCGGTGTCACGGCGGTGCTGGCACGCGCGGGCGGGATCGAGATCCGGCGTTTCCGCTATCTCATCGCCGCCGACGACAGCCGCGAGTTGGTCGGGCAGGGGCCGCGCACGTCCGGTGACTCCGCCTCGATCCGGGCGTTCGTCGCCCGCGATCTCGGGACACGTGACGCCAGGGACGAGACCGGGCCACTGTCGGGCGTGCCGGCCGAACTCGTCAGCGCTTCGCCCCCACAGCGCTGA
- a CDS encoding heme o synthase, with protein sequence MRIGQQPGVGGAHDSAPALASRVTGDGPLSKLLRRPLAYIALTKPRVIELLLVATIPTMLLADRGHVDIRLILATLFGGWMGAASANTLNCVADADIDKVMKRTAKRPLARDAVPTSHAFVFGVVLGIGSFAWLWWQANLLSGVLVVATILFYVFVYTLGLKRRTSQNVVWGGAAGCMPALVGWSAVTGTIGWPAIALFGVIFFWTPPHTWALAMRYKEDYRAAGVPMLPVVATEQTVTKQIVVYTWLTVLTTLALVPATGVIYAAVALVAGAWFLLMAHQLYAGVRRGESVKPLRLFLQSNNYLAVVFCGLAIDSVLGWTTIGEVLFG encoded by the coding sequence GTGCGGATCGGTCAACAGCCGGGGGTCGGCGGCGCGCACGATTCCGCACCGGCTCTCGCGAGTCGGGTCACCGGTGACGGCCCCCTGTCGAAGCTCCTGCGCCGCCCGCTGGCCTACATCGCGCTGACCAAACCGCGCGTCATCGAACTGCTGCTGGTCGCCACCATCCCGACCATGCTGCTGGCCGACCGCGGCCACGTCGACATCCGCCTCATCCTGGCCACCCTGTTCGGCGGGTGGATGGGCGCGGCGAGCGCGAACACCCTCAACTGCGTCGCCGACGCCGATATCGACAAGGTCATGAAGCGGACCGCCAAGCGTCCGCTGGCCCGCGACGCGGTGCCCACCTCGCACGCGTTCGTCTTCGGCGTGGTGCTCGGCATCGGCTCGTTCGCCTGGCTGTGGTGGCAGGCCAACCTGCTCAGCGGTGTGCTGGTGGTCGCGACGATCCTGTTCTACGTCTTCGTCTACACCCTCGGCCTCAAGCGCCGCACCTCGCAGAACGTGGTGTGGGGCGGCGCCGCGGGCTGCATGCCCGCCCTGGTCGGCTGGTCGGCGGTGACCGGCACCATCGGCTGGCCCGCGATCGCGCTGTTCGGCGTCATCTTCTTCTGGACGCCGCCGCACACCTGGGCGCTGGCCATGCGCTACAAGGAGGACTATCGCGCGGCCGGTGTGCCGATGCTGCCGGTGGTCGCCACCGAGCAGACCGTCACCAAGCAGATCGTGGTCTACACCTGGCTGACCGTGCTCACCACGCTGGCGCTGGTCCCTGCCACCGGCGTGATCTACGCGGCGGTCGCGCTGGTCGCCGGTGCCTGGTTCCTGCTGATGGCCCACCAGCTCTACGCCGGCGTGCGCCGCGGCGAATCGGTGAAACCGCTGCGGCTGTTCCTCCAGTCCAACAACTACCTGGCGGTGGTGTTCTGCGGGCTGGCCATCGACTCGGTGCTGGGCTGGACCACCATCGGCGAGGTGCTGTTCGGCTGA
- the tkt gene encoding transketolase, which translates to MSVTDDIRALTQPNHPADWTDLDTKAVDTIRVLAADAVQNAGNGHPGTAMSLAPLAYVLYQRVMRHDPSDPSWVGRDRFVLSCGHSSLTQYIQLYLAGFGLELDDLKNLRKWGSLTPGHPEFRHTDGVEITTGPLGQGLASAVGMAMAARRERGLFDPDAAPGTSPFDHYIYVVASDGDLEEGVTSEASSLAGTQQLGNLVVIYDDNKISIEDDTTIAFTEDVAARYAAYGWHVQTVEGGEDVVAIEAAIEAAKAETGKPSIIVLRTVIGYPAPTKMNTGASHGAALGGDEVAATKKILGFDPEQSFQVDDAVIAHTRKAIERGQQAHKEWQQSFDAWAQANPENKKLFDRLANRDLPAGWAANLPTYEPDPAGMATRKASGKVLAALAPVLPELWGGSADLAESNNTTMPDVPSFGPESISTGMWKTSPYGRTLHFGVREHAMGSILNGIALHGPTRPYGGTFLVFSDYMRPAVRLAALMRIPVTYVWTHDSIGLGEDGPTHQPIEHLAALRAIPGLNVVRPGDANETTYAWRTILERDSSEHSSHFSVSEMPHQDGPSALALTRQNLPILEGTSYEGVAKGGYILAEASTGTPQVILIATGSELQLAVEARTTLEEQGIGTRVVSMPCVEWFDAQDKAYRDEVLPPSVAARVTVEAGIAMPWHRFAGDAGEIVSIEHFGASADYKTLFREFGFTPEAVVAAAQRSLSNVKG; encoded by the coding sequence GTGTCAGTGACAGACGACATCCGCGCCCTCACCCAGCCGAACCACCCGGCCGACTGGACGGACCTGGACACCAAGGCGGTCGACACGATCCGGGTGCTGGCCGCCGACGCGGTCCAGAACGCGGGCAACGGTCACCCCGGTACCGCGATGAGCCTCGCGCCGCTGGCCTACGTGCTCTACCAGCGCGTCATGCGCCACGACCCCTCCGATCCGAGCTGGGTCGGCCGCGACCGCTTCGTGCTCTCCTGCGGTCACTCCAGCCTCACCCAGTACATCCAGCTGTACCTGGCCGGTTTCGGGCTCGAGCTCGACGATCTGAAGAACCTGCGCAAGTGGGGTTCGCTGACCCCGGGCCACCCGGAGTTCCGGCACACCGACGGCGTCGAGATCACCACCGGCCCGCTGGGTCAGGGCCTGGCCTCCGCGGTCGGCATGGCGATGGCGGCCCGCCGTGAACGCGGCCTGTTCGACCCGGATGCCGCGCCCGGCACCAGCCCGTTCGATCACTACATCTACGTCGTCGCCTCCGACGGCGACCTCGAGGAGGGCGTCACCTCCGAGGCGTCCTCGCTGGCGGGCACCCAGCAGCTGGGCAACCTGGTGGTGATCTACGACGACAACAAGATCTCCATCGAAGACGACACCACCATCGCCTTCACCGAGGACGTCGCCGCCCGCTACGCCGCCTACGGCTGGCATGTGCAGACCGTGGAGGGCGGCGAGGACGTCGTCGCCATCGAGGCCGCGATCGAGGCGGCCAAGGCCGAGACCGGCAAGCCGTCGATCATCGTGCTGCGCACCGTCATCGGCTACCCGGCGCCCACCAAGATGAACACCGGCGCCTCGCACGGTGCCGCGCTCGGCGGCGACGAGGTGGCCGCCACCAAGAAGATCCTCGGTTTCGATCCCGAGCAGAGCTTCCAGGTCGACGACGCCGTCATCGCGCACACCCGCAAGGCCATCGAGCGCGGTCAGCAGGCGCACAAAGAATGGCAGCAGAGCTTCGACGCGTGGGCGCAGGCCAACCCGGAGAACAAGAAGCTGTTCGACCGGCTCGCCAACCGCGATCTGCCGGCCGGCTGGGCCGCGAATCTGCCCACCTACGAGCCGGATCCGGCCGGTATGGCCACCCGTAAGGCCTCCGGCAAGGTGCTGGCCGCGCTGGCGCCGGTGCTGCCGGAGCTGTGGGGCGGTTCGGCCGACCTCGCCGAATCCAACAACACCACCATGCCCGACGTGCCGAGCTTCGGCCCGGAGTCGATCTCCACCGGCATGTGGAAGACCAGCCCGTACGGGCGCACGCTGCACTTCGGTGTGCGCGAGCACGCCATGGGCTCGATCCTCAACGGCATCGCGCTGCACGGCCCGACCCGCCCCTACGGCGGCACCTTCCTGGTATTCAGCGACTACATGCGTCCGGCGGTGCGCCTGGCCGCGCTGATGCGCATCCCGGTCACCTACGTCTGGACCCACGATTCCATCGGTCTCGGTGAGGACGGTCCCACCCACCAGCCGATCGAGCACCTGGCCGCGTTGCGCGCCATCCCCGGCCTGAACGTGGTCCGCCCGGGCGACGCCAACGAGACCACCTACGCCTGGCGCACCATCCTCGAGCGCGACAGCAGCGAGCACAGCTCGCACTTCTCGGTCTCGGAGATGCCGCACCAGGACGGCCCGTCCGCGCTGGCACTGACCCGCCAGAACCTGCCGATCCTGGAGGGCACCAGCTACGAGGGTGTGGCCAAGGGCGGCTACATCCTGGCCGAGGCCTCCACCGGCACCCCGCAGGTGATCTTGATCGCCACCGGTTCGGAGCTCCAGCTCGCCGTCGAGGCGCGCACTACGCTGGAGGAGCAGGGCATCGGCACCCGCGTGGTCTCGATGCCGTGCGTGGAGTGGTTCGACGCGCAGGACAAGGCCTACCGCGACGAGGTGCTGCCGCCGTCGGTCGCCGCCCGGGTGACCGTCGAGGCCGGTATCGCGATGCCGTGGCACCGGTTCGCCGGTGACGCGGGCGAGATCGTCTCCATCGAGCACTTCGGCGCCTCCGCCGACTACAAGACCCTGTTCCGCGAGTTCGGCTTCACGCCCGAGGCGGTCGTGGCCGCTGCCCAGCGCTCGCTCAGCAACGTGAAGGGATAA
- the tal gene encoding transaldolase — translation MAQNENIAALSAAGVSVWLDDLSRDRINSGNLAELIATRGVVGVTTNPTIFQGALSKGHAYDAQVAALAAQGADADAAIRTITTDDVRAACDVLAPVFEATGGVDGRVSIEVDPRLAFDADKTVAQAVELWKIVDRPNLFIKIPATEEGLPAITAVIAEGISVNVTLIFSVARYRSVMGAYLDGLRKARTAGHDLAYIHSVASFFVSRVDTEIDKRLEAIGSPEALALRGQAGVANARLAYAEYQDVFDGGAHTSTYSHLAAMGANRQRPLWASTGVKNPEYSDTMYVTELVAPNTVNTLPEKTLEAVADHGEIRGDTVSGTATAAQEVFDKLAAVGIDLDDVFAVLEREGVDKFEKSWGELLSATAQELSAAGGN, via the coding sequence ATGGCACAGAACGAGAACATCGCCGCCCTCAGCGCGGCGGGAGTGTCGGTCTGGCTCGACGATCTGTCCCGCGACCGGATCAACTCCGGCAATCTCGCGGAACTGATCGCGACCCGCGGCGTGGTCGGCGTGACCACCAACCCGACCATCTTCCAGGGCGCCCTGAGCAAAGGCCACGCCTACGACGCCCAGGTCGCGGCCTTGGCGGCGCAGGGCGCCGACGCCGACGCGGCCATCCGCACCATCACCACCGACGACGTCCGCGCGGCCTGCGATGTGCTGGCCCCGGTCTTCGAGGCGACCGGCGGCGTGGACGGCCGGGTCTCCATCGAGGTCGATCCGCGGCTGGCCTTCGACGCCGACAAGACCGTCGCGCAGGCGGTCGAACTGTGGAAGATCGTCGACCGGCCCAACCTGTTCATCAAGATCCCGGCCACCGAAGAGGGCCTGCCCGCGATCACTGCGGTGATCGCCGAGGGCATCAGCGTCAACGTCACGCTGATCTTCTCAGTCGCCCGCTACCGCTCGGTGATGGGCGCCTACCTCGATGGCCTGCGCAAGGCCCGCACCGCGGGCCACGACCTGGCCTACATCCATTCGGTGGCGTCGTTCTTCGTCTCCCGCGTCGACACCGAGATCGACAAGCGGCTCGAGGCGATCGGCTCGCCGGAGGCGCTGGCGCTGCGCGGTCAGGCCGGTGTGGCCAACGCCCGGCTCGCCTACGCCGAGTACCAGGACGTCTTCGACGGCGGCGCGCACACCTCCACCTACAGCCACCTCGCGGCCATGGGTGCCAACCGGCAGCGTCCCCTGTGGGCCTCGACCGGGGTGAAGAACCCGGAGTACTCGGACACGATGTACGTGACCGAACTCGTCGCACCCAACACGGTCAACACGCTCCCGGAGAAGACCCTCGAAGCGGTCGCCGATCACGGCGAGATCCGCGGCGACACCGTCTCCGGCACCGCCACGGCGGCGCAAGAGGTGTTCGACAAGCTGGCGGCCGTCGGCATCGACCTCGACGATGTGTTCGCGGTGCTCGAACGCGAAGGCGTCGACAAGTTCGAGAAGTCGTGGGGGGAACTGCTTTCGGCCACCGCACAGGAGCTGTCCGCGGCCGGGGGTAACTGA
- the zwf gene encoding glucose-6-phosphate dehydrogenase, with the protein MAGTGHAATTAGWRNPLRDGRDKRVPRIAGPCSMVIFGVTGDLSRKKLMPAIYDLANRGLLPPGFALVGFARRDMGDADFADIVLESVKAHARTPFRQQVWDHLAEGIRFVQGTFEDDAAFAQLAATLARLDAERGTGGNHAFYLSIPPDMFPVVLDQLSEHGLAKPTQAHGRTPWRRVVIEKPFGHDLDSARELNALVNRVFPEETVFRIDHYLGKETVQNILALRFANQLFDPIWNANYVDHVQITMAEDIGLGGRAGYYDGIGAARDVIQNHLLQLLALTAMEEPISFAPNQLQMEKIKVLSATTLVEPLDETTARGQYAAGWQGGEQVVGLLDEEGFDPDSRTETYAALTLEVNTRRWAGVPFYLRTGKRLGRRVTEIAVVFKRAPHLPFDQTMTEELGQNALVMRIQPDEGITMRFGSKVPGTGMEVRDVNMDFSYGEAFTESSPEAYERLILDVLLGVPSLFPVNAEVELSWSILDPVLEHWAADGKPEQYEAGTWGPESADEMLARTGREWRRP; encoded by the coding sequence ATGGCCGGTACCGGGCACGCAGCGACCACGGCCGGGTGGCGTAACCCACTGCGCGACGGACGGGACAAGCGGGTACCGCGGATCGCGGGTCCGTGCAGCATGGTGATCTTCGGGGTCACCGGCGATCTGTCCCGGAAGAAGCTCATGCCGGCCATCTACGATCTGGCGAACCGGGGGCTGCTGCCCCCGGGTTTCGCGCTGGTGGGTTTCGCCCGCCGCGATATGGGCGACGCCGATTTCGCCGATATCGTGCTGGAATCGGTGAAAGCGCACGCGCGCACCCCGTTTCGCCAGCAGGTGTGGGATCACCTGGCCGAAGGCATCCGGTTCGTCCAGGGCACCTTCGAAGACGATGCCGCCTTCGCCCAGCTGGCCGCGACGCTGGCGCGGCTGGACGCCGAACGCGGCACCGGCGGCAATCACGCCTTCTACCTGTCGATTCCGCCGGACATGTTCCCGGTGGTGCTCGACCAGCTCTCCGAACACGGGCTGGCCAAGCCCACCCAGGCACACGGGCGCACCCCGTGGCGCCGCGTGGTGATCGAGAAGCCCTTCGGGCACGACCTGGACAGCGCCCGCGAACTGAACGCGCTGGTCAACCGGGTGTTCCCGGAGGAGACGGTGTTCCGCATCGACCACTATCTCGGCAAGGAGACGGTGCAGAACATCCTGGCGCTGCGCTTCGCCAACCAGTTGTTCGATCCGATCTGGAACGCCAACTACGTCGACCACGTGCAGATCACCATGGCCGAGGACATCGGGCTCGGCGGGCGCGCGGGGTACTACGACGGCATCGGCGCCGCGCGCGACGTCATCCAGAACCATCTGTTGCAGTTGCTGGCGCTCACCGCCATGGAGGAGCCGATCAGCTTCGCGCCCAACCAATTGCAGATGGAGAAGATCAAGGTCCTCTCCGCCACCACCCTGGTGGAACCGCTGGACGAGACCACCGCACGCGGTCAGTACGCGGCGGGCTGGCAGGGCGGTGAGCAGGTGGTCGGCCTGCTCGACGAAGAGGGTTTCGACCCGGATTCGCGCACCGAGACCTATGCCGCGCTCACCCTAGAGGTCAACACTCGCCGCTGGGCCGGGGTGCCGTTCTATCTGCGCACCGGCAAACGGCTGGGCCGGCGCGTCACCGAGATCGCGGTGGTGTTCAAACGCGCACCGCATCTGCCCTTCGATCAGACCATGACCGAGGAACTCGGGCAGAACGCGCTGGTCATGCGTATTCAGCCGGATGAGGGCATCACCATGCGGTTCGGCTCCAAGGTGCCGGGGACCGGGATGGAGGTGCGCGATGTGAACATGGATTTCAGCTACGGCGAGGCGTTCACCGAGTCCTCCCCGGAGGCCTACGAGCGGCTGATCCTGGATGTGCTGCTCGGTGTGCCGTCGCTGTTCCCGGTGAACGCGGAGGTCGAATTGTCGTGGAGCATCCTCGATCCGGTGCTGGAACACTGGGCCGCCGACGGCAAACCCGAACAGTACGAGGCCGGCACCTGGGGACCTGAATCGGCCGATGAGATGCTGGCCCGCACCGGCCGGGAATGGCGGCGCCCGTGA